In Corvus moneduloides isolate bCorMon1 chromosome 6, bCorMon1.pri, whole genome shotgun sequence, the sequence AGTGACTAAAAGTACGATtacaagatttttaaaagtatgaagGGTAACTCTCTGCTAATTTTTGGCACTGACTGATGTATTTATCGTGTTCATGAACTGGGAAGAAGAATTGGGAAGTAGTACTTTGTGATGTTTTTTAAGCAGGAGCTTCTTTCTGTTTGGCTCCAAAGAGACACTGTAGGCCGTGATGTCACCAGACTTTTCACTTCCACAGTGAGATTGTTAGTGTAGATAACACCGACTATGTTTAGATTTAATTTTGAGAATTCAGGTCTGTAAGAAGCTCATCACTTTCAACTATTTCTGGTTTCAGTGAGGAGCAAGCTCTGAAAAATTTCAAGTTATTTAGTGATATTTGGCATGTTGTACTGCATTTCAATATTGTTAAAAAACTCCTTCTCTTCATTCTCAATCTGCCTTATTTCACAGTATCAATCGTGGGAAAGTCATGATGatatttcctgatttttgagTGATTGAAACAGTTGAGATATGTTAAATAATGCTAAAACTTAAAATTCTAATTTTCTTACTGTTGGTTGAATTCggatttaatttctgtgtttagaTGTACTGGGTAAATTTACCATGGTGTCTCAGATATtgaattgttttttattttgcattttgagtGTTATCTATACAGTGCAGTTGTTATTAGTTACTATTAATTGTTTTACAGTAGGGATTAAAATCCACAGTTAAAATCTTGAAACTTGAATTCTTGTACTTGAATTCTGCAAAGATAGGATTAAATACAACTTATTTCCAATAAAGATTCATAAGCTAGAATCAAGGTATCACTGTGGGGgaaagcaagaagaaagaaCATGAGCAGGAAAATAAGTGAAACCACAGAAGAACATGGTTAATTATTATATCCTAAACAGGATGGAAGTATAAATGCAATTCTTGGTATATATGACCAGAAAAAGTTCAACTGGCAGTGTTTCgtttgcacaggaaaaaatagtgagaaatatatatatgtgtatatatatagatgtatttttcaatttccttCAGTACTGTAGTCCCTTTCACAGTAATGCATTTCACCCGTTATATTTGTTACTGAGTTTGACACCACTGACGATGTTTCCAGATAAATTAAGAAGTAGCTACAGATGGGTAAGGCCCTATGACCCAGTGCACCTTTTGTTCAGACACCACACAGGAGCTGTGTCTGCATAACTGAATGTGTGACGCTTGTTTGTGAAGTAGTCATTTATTATGCAAACATCAAAACTTCATTATAtctaattttattaaatatgtaCATGTTATTACTATTTAAAAGAACGAGTATCATTCCAAGATCTGCAAACTTCTCTCTAGCTCTGAGAGCTGCGGCAGAGCCTGTATTAATGCTAGTTTAAAAGCTGGAAGCTAACGCGGTGTCACTGTGAGTGACACAGCACCACCTCTGGAGGCAAAACTTCATCGGCTGTATTCTTTAGTTGCAACACAATCAAAAAAAAGATCTTTCCTGACAACAATATATTTGTACATTGTTTAAATTTCCCAACTCTGTCCAACTTGGAGGATGGAAGCAAAGAATTCTGTCATGATTAGGATTCTCAGATGCTGAAGAAGGGAATTCGTACCAGAAACATCTGATGATAAAGGCTGTTTAAAGGCAGAGAATGGGGCAcaggaagcaaagagaaagatgcgtccatctcctctgctggtgtccagccaggagctcttaatatttttcttgctcagGGTCCCATGGCCTCAGTGAGGATAATGCTTCCTATCAGTGGCCCCCCTTCCCATCACCTCTCCACTAAACTGGTAGGTCAGCTTCTTCTTAACTTTCTTGACTTCCCCTGTCTTGCCATAGTTTCTCAAAGCCCGTGCCATCTTCTGGTAGGTCATTTTCTTGCGATTGCCTTTCTGGATGCCCCAGCGATGCGCCAATGCTTCTTTGTGTTTGGAGGAGAACTGGAAAGTACCTTTTTCCTTGTCCACCCACCAAATGCTGTCCTTCATGTCCCCACTGCGAAGAAGGTCCAGAAGGAACTGATACAGACGTATCTTTTTCTTGCTGCCTGTGTGAAAGTCAAAGAAGAAAGCCAGTGGATCATTAGTATTTGTGTGTAGTTCCTGGTGAAACAGCAGAATGCACCTAAGTGTTCCAGCTAGCTTGGGAGAGACTAACTTCTTCAGTTTGCAGCATTTGTAACAGTAGACAACGTAACACTGTGAGGACATATTGTGGATTGATgtaccaagaagaaaaaacaagaataaGTAATTCCAAAGGCTAAACttccaaaattaatttgctAATTTGAAGCTAATTGAAATACATTGCTAATTCAAAACTAATCTAAACCTAATTTTGGCAGGTTATACAGAATGTGACTCTCAGGTACTGAGCAAAgagagataaatattttttttaaattggttcTTCCTTGACCTTCTTGTCTTGGTTTTCCCAGCTGTTAATATAAATTGGAGTAGAAATGGCAACAGCCATTTCCATTCGGGAAGCCCCAACAGACAAAGCCGGAGGAGGGAGGTGAGTACCTAAAGAAATGAGGTTTGAGATAGTTATGATTGTGAAAGATTCAGAGGACAGGAGAGTGCAAGGAGTCagggaaataaaagctttggCAGTGGCATAAAATACTAGCACAGCAGTTCTACAGTTTTATTCATTATCATCATGGTAATGTAACAGCTACTCAGTTCATAGCTTGACAAAATCCTTCTGTTTTCACTGACCTGTTTCTCCATGCATAATTCCAGGCCCAGGGTCCACACCATCATTCTCCCCATCTGATACCTCCAATGGGGGGCTCTGCCTCTCTATGTCCTCCTCGTCAGAACTGGGCTGAGGTGGAGAGGAGTACTGTAGGCACATCCGGGGCAAATATGACACCTTTTGGAGAACAGAGTAGTAGAGGGAGAAGGCAATGATAGAGAGTAGGgcatcaaaattaaaaaaggaaatgtaatgaaaagagtcacagagaaaagggggaagaaagtAAGAGGTATGGGAAAATGTTTACTGTAATACTGAGTGACTTAGTTGTTAACATTTATAGTAGATGCCATCCTATTAAGAAGCACTTTCAGATAACAGTCACCACTTACACATGTACAATGCACCTTTACAAGACAGAAGGATGAATAACATTGTGAATGTCAGAACTTTCCCATACCTTATATCCTGTGCAAGTAACACTGCCCCTCTTCCCCCACATCTCCCCAAAGCTTGCTTTCTTCCTAATAAGTTTCTGATCCCGGTTGTCTATCCCCAGAGTGAAACTGCTTTTCAGAacaactttttttctaaaacagacCATCTGGAGCTAAATTTGAAAGAGATGAACAATACTGCCCTATCATGGCTGGCTTTGGCTCTGTTgtcctcttcctttttcaggCACAGTACCTTCTGACGTCAGCGAAATCCTATGGGACTGCATCCAAATTTAGAGTTGGGATTATACTGGTCCATCGGCTTTCTGTCTTAAATTTCCCCCATGAGGAGGGGAATAGCCTTAACACTAAGATAAGGGATACATCATATCAGCCCATATTCTCTTTTCCCAAATGGCTATCTGAAAATTCCCCATTAGGGGGGATTTCTCATCTGCAAAACTAGCAAGCTAGTTTTTGTGTTAAATTCTCTTGCCCTTATATAGAGATGTTGTCAGAAGCAGTGTGGAATATACCTCAGCTCTGTAAATTCTCAGTTGTGGTCTGGTTTGCTAGGAAACATGACCAGTTGCCACAAATTATTGCATCTTCTTATTTAATAATGAGAAACATATCAGTCTGAGGGGCAGGGAGTAAGAACCCAAttcctactttaaaaaaacccaaccaacatccccccaaacccagcagcatATCTTATGTAGCTTTCATGAAATGGGACAGATGAACGTCCTTGAAAGTGAGCTCCTTTTGAActgctcttctccttccccaggaaAGGATGTTTTGAGCCTGATGCCCTTCCTGGGACAACTCAGACACTGAAGCGGGCAGTGGGTGTTCATGAGTCACACCACCCACCGCGTGCTGGGCTTTGCCGAGTGGTGCTTTTCGGATGAGTTTTGCACCACCTTAAAATGTCCCAATAAGGCGTGTGCAGAGGGCTGGTTTGGGGCACAGCAGCCGGCAGTTAATGAGTTGGCAGATTGGCTGGAGCCGATCTGGCAGGAAGGGCAGGATTGGGCAAGAGTGCGTGTAAGCTTCCTGTCAGATCCCCAAGAGCGAAACTTCAGCCCTCACCACAGGCACCTTTAGCTTTTTACAGTTAAGAAAGCTGCAGCCTCCGGGGtaggaaggaagggagagacTTTGCCATGGGGGAAGGGGAATGAGAAGGTGGGACAGAGTCTTACAGGGGAGGGGAACAGAGATTGGTGCCCCTGCAGAGAAAAAGGCTGTGGAAACTTGGAGTGTTTTGGGAGGTCGTGTGGGAGTAAGGAACCTCTTCTCTGGGGCTGGAGTGGGACAGTGGGAGAGTGGGAGGGGACATGGAGTCTTTGAAGCAGAGGTGGTTGCAGAGGCCAGCCTGGGCAGTTGAGTGAGCTTTCCCCATGCTGTCCCCACTTTCCCTGACTGTTCTGTCTTTTCTTACACTTCCTTTGCACCTGAAACTCAGCAAGGCCAATACAGTGTCACGCAGTTTTGGGACAGAGTTACAGAGTCACAGAGGACCGGCCAGTGTGCTATAAAGAGCCAGGTTACTAACACTGTTCTGGAGGGAGAAAACTTAAGGAACTACTAGCTACTTTccattttctgatgttttctcaGGGTCTGTGGCACTCACGTgtgattttcctctttctaaaGTTCTTCTCAGTTTTCCAACCTTTTATTTCATCCTCCCTTCcgaatgaatatttttttcttattttattatttgtgaGGCCCCTGTTGGCAGGCTAACAAAACTTTTAAACAAATCTTGCTCATGAACAGGTTAAACTTCAAATTTGATTTCACAAAGTAATGTGATATTAACAGACAATTAAAGAAATGTCTTTGCTTGTTCTTCCTTTATTGCAAACAGTAACTCTGATATTGCAGGACAGGCACGCTAGTTAGAAACTAGCAAATTCAGAGGAGGATTAAAACTTACttcctgcttctgtttctttgccTGGGACTGTGACTGAGACACACCAGAAGCTGAACTTCAGAGCATGCCAAGTACTATTTGCATGAGCTAT encodes:
- the SPI1 gene encoding transcription factor PU.1, with the protein product MLQACKMEGFPLIPPPSEDMVSYESDLYRQPHDYYQYLNSDGESHGDHYWEYHPHHMHSEFETFGDNHFTELQSVQPPQLQQLYRHMEIEQMHVLDSAIPTTHIGLNHQVSYLPRMCLQYSSPPQPSSDEEDIERQSPPLEVSDGENDGVDPGPGIMHGETGSKKKIRLYQFLLDLLRSGDMKDSIWWVDKEKGTFQFSSKHKEALAHRWGIQKGNRKKMTYQKMARALRNYGKTGEVKKVKKKLTYQFSGEVMGRGATDRKHYPH